atttggccctatgagtaccatcccaagaacaccatccctactgtgaagcatgggggtggtagcatcatgctttgggggtgtttttctgcacatgggacagggcgactgcactgtattaaggagaggatgaccggggccatgtattgcgagattttgggcaacaacctccttccctcagttagagctttgaagatgggtcgaggctgggtcttccaacatgacaatgtaattgcaaacaaaggctactgtaccaaatattaacattgattttctcaggtgttcaaatacttatttgcagctgtatcatacaaataaatagttaaaaaaatcatacattgtgatttctggattttttttttgattatgtctctcacagtggacatgcacctacgataacaatttcagacccctccatgatttccaagtgggagaacttgcaaaatagcagggtgttcaaatacttattttcctcactgtatatggaaagaatatagggccagattcacaaatgagatgtgacggtgtttctcctgatacgccgtcgtatctctgtttctatctatgcgactgattcatagaatcagttacgcatagatatccctaagatccgacaggtgtaattgttttacactgtcggatcttaggatgcagtaccgcggccgccactggggggagtttgcgttgtaaaccagcgtcgggtatgcaaattaggagttacggcggatccacaacggattttcgcgttcgctacgtcgccgctagtctagtttgccgtcgcaaagttagtagttttttttggtgccctaactttagtcagcaagcgtattgctgtctaaagtatgaccgtcgttcccacgtcgaaattcaaaatttaatgtcgtttgcgtaagccatccgggaatacggaagtacgctacgcacgtcgcagttcaaaaaaatgacgtcacggcgcgcaaagcatggcgggagttaagaaacggagcatgcgcagtaggtccggcgcgggagcgcgcctaatttaaatggcacacgcccatttaaattggcccggcgtagttttcatcgcaagtgcttggtgaatcaggcacttgcgatgaaaaattgcggcggtgtaacgtatctaggatacgttacgccgccgcgattctacagtgcctgccgccgagaatgtgtttttagcacgacggcatcgtgctgattctcggcgacagggtgccgacatctcgcactcactggaatagtaaaagcacatcccagcaagcgcgtcatagaagcgacgggagatccgacttggattcccgccaattctacacgtgtgcggcgtttggtatgtatcctgagggggaagtccccgccggattttaactaaaaatccggcatgggttcccccctcgggagcataccgggcccttaggtctggtatgggttgtaaggagaccccccctacgccgaaaaaacggcgtagggggtccccctacaatccataccagacccgtatccaaagcacgctacccggccggccaggaaaggagtggggacgagcgagcgcccctcctgagccgtaccaggctgggggggttgggtgctctggggcaggggggcgcactgcggccccccccaccccagagcaccctgtccccatgttgatgaggacagggccccttcccgacaaccctggctgttggttgtcggggtatgagggcgggaggcttatcggaatctgggagccccctttaataagggggcccccagatactggccccccaccctaagtgaatgagtatggggtacatcgtacccctacccattcacctgcaagaaaagtggtataaacacaaataaaaaacacagggtattaaaatattttattagtctgctccggaggccgccccctgtctttagctcttttcaccagggggggcttcttctttgatgtcttcgggtgggggccgctcttcttcgccgccgtctggttctcttccaccgccgggggggggggggggggtcgcttttataaaggcgcccaccccccggcgggtttcctccgacgtcttcggcgggaggtggtgtgcttctcagggggggcttcttcttccgctatccgggggggtcttctccactctccgggggtcttctgctatgttcgccgctctccgctgttgactcggcgcaccccggttcttcctcccgctgtccggtgccttctccttcagcgctgaacatcttcttcttcttccgtgctgtgacgtcttcttcttctcccgatgttgacacgccggctcttctcgctgcaatgacaggtgcgcggcttgcatcggacttatataggcctcacagtcccatcatgctccggtacctacccacgtgggtaggtatcacatgggtaggtacggagcatgatgggactgtgaggcctatataagtccgatgcaagccgcgcacctgtcattgcagcgagaagagtcggcgtgtcaacatcgggagaagaagaagacaacgtcacagcccggaagaagaagaagacgtcacagcacggaagaagaagaagatgaagacgttcagcgctgaaggagaaggcaccggacagcgggaggaagaaccggggtgcgccgagtcaacagcggagagcggcgaacatagcagaagacccccggagagtggagaagaccccccggatagcggagaagacccccccggatagcggaagaagaagccccccctgagaagcacaccaccccccgccgaagacgtcggaggaaacccgccggggggtgggcgcttttataaaagcgaccccccccctggcggtggaagagaaccagacggcggcgaagaagagcggcccccacccgaagacatcaaagaagaagccccccctggtgaaaagagctaaagaagacagggggcggcctccggagcagactaataaaatattttaataccctgtgtttttttatttgtgtttataccacttttcttgcaggtgaatgggtaggggtacgatgtaccccatactcattcacttagggtggggggccggtatctgggggcccccttattaaagggggctcccagattccgataagcctcccgcccgcataccccgacaaccaacggccagggttgtcgggaaggggccctgtcctcatcaacatggggacagggtgctctggggtgggggggccgcagtgcgcccccctgccccagagcacccaaccccccccatgttgagggcatgcagcctggtacggctcaggagggggggggcgctcgctcgtccccactcctttcctggccggccgggtagcgtgctttggacacctgtctggtatggattgtagggggaccccctacgccgttttttcagcgtaggggggtctccttacaacccataccagacctaagggccggtatgctcccgaggggggaacccatgccggatttttagttaaaatccggcggggacttccccctcaggattcataccaaacgccgcacacgtgtagaattggcgggaatccaagtcggatctcccgtcgcttctatgacggctttgtctctatcgcggcaagccagctcggcgctggctcccgcgatggggctcgtaggtgctcaatctcgctgagaaagggagcgagattgacacaatatcgcagtcacccactgtacgtgaatctggcccataatacctcgtttccactgagcggatcggtttggTACGGTTCGGTACAGTacactattttgggtgtttccattatgaaagtgtgccataaaaccaaactgtaccgcaccattctgggtcctccTTCAGATGTGgatccatagaaaatggaacggttcggttagggcagagctacaatacattccactgattggtggacacgctaggcattttttaTAAACCTTGTATGGCCCCCGACGGTCtgacttgcagtggaaatgctcaccagaatagaccgcaCCATTCTAAGCGTTCCAAACTGTACCCacccgaaccgttccgctcaGTGGGAACAAGGCATAAGTGAACccaatattttctattttatatcTGTACACTTGAATAACATTTAATGCACTTAGTTgaaacaaaaattttttaaaaagtacTAAGCAATTAAGCACAATGGTGATCATCCTATTTATCTATATAAGTCAATACTATATTGATCTGAGGTAATATTCCTATGTACAATACCTGTAACACATGAAATCTGTTGCCATGTTTCATGAAAGACATCTGTAAAAATTTGGTGCTCTGAATCACAAATTGTATCTGTTGCACAGCTGTTTATGTCTTATCTGTTTTCAACTTATGCATAGTAAGACCAAGTTCTGTGCGATCAGCATGTAGCCATAGAAAATAAGCTATGAACAAGGCATGATATAAAACAGCATAGTCAGTGATATGATTCACTTATCAGTTTAACGGAGATACAATTCTATGACAAAGCACAAATGAAATGTAGGCGTGACTTACAAAGCAGACTATAAATAAAATGGGGAGAAAGTTGTGTTTGCCATCCACCATCTACTTCTTTAAGCAAGAGCTACTCTCATCTGACTCAATCCAACACCATGGTTCACTGGACTGCTGAAGAGAAGGCCGCCATCAACTCTGTGTGGCAGAAGGTCAATATTGAACAGGATGGACATGAAGCACTTACCAGGTATAACAACTTCCCTTGGTGTTGGTACTTTTTCAGAATCTCTCTACTATGCTACCAGTATCTTCTAACCTGAATTATTTAACAGTCTTCTAATGCTTTATTTCCATGGTTTCAATTTGCAAAATGTAATTTAACTTAACAAATGAATGTGATACTTCATTGAATCAGATTTGGGTTTCCCTAATAAGGCACTATGTAAAGTGGAATTCAATAGTTTTCCTTGTTTGTTTCATATTATCACTACATCTCTGTAGTTTTTAGATTGTCCAAATCCAATCATTGTGACTGTGaattaaagaaaaagaaagcaTTGAAAGAAGTCCAGTAGGGCCACAGACAGAGAAACAAACCCTGAGAGAGATTCCAATCTTtacccactctatccaaataaaaaaagaaagaggaatcAGTAATCTACTGCTTTCTGTGTCCCCAATAGGTGAAACCACCTTTTCTGTTTGTCCTGGTCACCATTGTCACCTAGATTGAAAATGAGAGAAAATCCCAAATCTTGAGTTGCCACAAAACAGGAATGGaagggaaatcttctaatggagacactagttctggtgacaagtgTCTAAGAGGAGATTTTCACAATTACAgagaaatttcctctcacttcctgttatggctataggacaggaagtgaagggaaatctctccaatgagaCACAggtagggggaaaaaaactaaCTGAGCTTATAGTACTCCAAAACTCTCTGGCTTTTTAAGTTAATCTATGAAATGATtataattaaaattatattttctttaggaccctttcacactgaagagttTTGCATGcacttttgtgtaaaaaaaaagcacctgaaaagctcaagaaaaatgctaTCCTTTAAAATCAAATAATGTTTTTACACTAAGGCAGGgtggtggtgaaaaaaaaatctgcttgcagcatctttggagcatgtTTGGGGAGTAAACAAAGCACACCAAAATCGCTCCTTTACATTGCAATTAATGGGAAAGTGCCTCAAAAACACCCTCACAAAGcatttttggtgcagtttttgaGTTACATGTCCTTTAAAAACCTGCACCAAAAGCGCCACAAAAGCACTCCATTAACGCATAGGTTATTTACTGGCAGTTTTGAAGTgaaccagtgtgaaagtgcccttactGATGTTTCTTTCTGTTATTTCTTTTCCTTTCCGAAGATGGGACTTCCTGCACTATAGATACTGATATAAGTTAGTTTTGAAAGTATAATAACATAATATTTTTAGTATTATTCATATCCTTGCACACATGGTAGCAATTGATAAGTTCACAGGTACATACCAGTAAGTCATACAAGTACTACTTCATACCCATAAAGTTGTAGTTATTAATTGCTGATGAAATATGTTTGAAGGTTCCTGGTAGAAAATATAAATTAATGTTTTCTTCCATTTTTCATAGGCTGTTTTTAGTCTACCCCTGGACCCAGAGGTATTTCGGCTCCTTTGGAGATCTCTCCAGCCCAGCTGCAATTGCTGGTAATGCTAAGGTGCACGCACATGGCAAGAAGATTCTGGGAGCTATTGACAATGCCATCCATCACCTAGACAACGTGAAGGGCACTCTGCGCGACCTCAGTGATAAACATGCTAACCAACTGCATGTGGACCCTGAGAACTTTAGGGTAATAatcttaatattttatttaacacTGGGCATGATTGCTTTCTATTGACCAAACAGAAATGTACCGTATGACCTTGTCACCTTTGTAAGTATATTTAAATCCAAAACTTTGTCCATTTTGAGGCATAAGAACCTTTCACCTCAAATAAATTATAGGGGTGCTAACTCTTCCGTACTCCTTCCAAACGAAAACATAATATATCTTAATGACCAGAGTTATGGTCGATGGTAATCCAAAGCAAATAATTTTTTAGCAGGTCAAGAAATAAGTAACAACTGCTGATCTCTCTGTGTAGATCTCTCATTGTAATAcactaaagtggttgttaagccactgtaACATGCATCAGCACTGTCTCCTATTGCAGTGTACCCCTCTATGTGTGATTTATAATTATAAATGATTCCCCCCGCTTACATAAgtcgggaggggaggaggagagagtcgGTAAATCCTGTGATCGTGGGTCTCGGCTCTGAAATTTGGTATATACagcatttctttttatatatcacACACGGAGCGGGACACTAGGATAGGAGACAGTGTTGATGATGCATGCATGTTACAGTTATggaagcagcaggagggggggaggcagCGGCACTATCACAAGCTGACAagcagggaggggaggaggacacaagagcacagaggggacagagagcagggctgcggatgacgCAATCAcgcaaactgaccacggtgtcaggctCAGcggccatgataaaccgtggtcagtttacaaaggggagggcagaaactgtcaggatcagccaggttttttaggtgtcacagggggccaaatgacacagcacaagcactgtgtcatataacatgctttaaagaagcaggatcaattttttggggggttaacaaccgctttaacattatTTCAGACTTTTCTACGCTTTGCTTTGGGTAACTAAAAAAAgtgttatttattactatttttctAATTAAATAATTTGATACCATAATAATTTGCTTAACTACTAATaacaaaatgttgctttttttatGTAGCGCCTTGGAGAAGTGTTGATTGTTGTTCTGGCTGTCAAATTGGGATCTGCCTTTAGTCCTCAAGTCCAGCATGCATGGGAGAAGTTCATTGCTGTCCTGGTTGATGCTCTTAGCCACAGCTATCACTAAACTACAACATGAACAGAAACTAGGATCGTTTTCACTGAGGCTGTGTATTAATGTTTGTTCCATTTGTAgcacatgtaataaaaaaaactgaaaaaagttcCCTTCTGTAAtgtcatatttatttgtaaatgctAAATTAACAATGTGGCCTTTAAATGaaaatatctttgttttgtgtATTTCCTAGTTTCAGAGGACAAAGATAGAGTCTGGAACAGATTTTTCATGAATGCTATTCTTATCCTGGCCCTTAATAGTCTCTGCTAAGGGAGCActgaaaatattgggccagattcaggtacatctgcggcggcgtaacgtatcacatttacgttacgccgccgcaagttttacaggcaagtgcttgattcacaaagcacttgcctgtaaagttgcggcggcgtagcgtaaatccctccggcgcaagcccacctaattcaaatgatccgggtagggggcgtggatcatttaaattaggcgcgttcccgcgctgaacgtactgcgcatgctacgttttgaaatttcccgccgtgctttgcgcgaaatgacgtcgcaccgacgtaattttttgaacgtcgacgtgagttacgtcctttcctattcacggacgacttacgcaaaaaaaaaaaaaatttgacgcgggaacgacggccatactttaacatggcaagtctaaatataggctacaaaatagcaggtttaactatacgctgggaaaagccgactagcgacgacgtaagagaatgcggagacacattgggccagattcacgtagaagtgcggcggcgtaacctatcatagatacgttacaccaccgcaagttttcatcgcaagtggaAATGGGGTATCACGCGCCAATGTGCTAAACAATCTGATAAGCTGCTACCCAAAATAATCAAGTGATTATGCAGTAATTTGTATGTGAATGGGTGCgctatgtaaataataataacaatatttgtGCAAATGATTAAACAAATACTAAAACACCTAAAGAAAAATGTGTGAATCAAGCCGGAAAGTCCAGGAACACTAAGATGCTAGCAGCAATAGTGTTAATATATCAAACGTGAAACTGCTGTAAAGAAGTCCAGTGAAAACATAAATGGCTGGAAAGATGCTTCCCATAGATAATTCTTAGTTGAAAGATATAGTGTGCTTCCAATCAAAGTTGTGATCCACCTTCACCATAATGTTATCAAGCACCCAATGTGAATGGATATAtaggctccttaccagatggaattGCCCCCAATTTTGATACCAAAAAGGGAGGACAAGTAAAGCTTGTAACAGGATCACCTGTGTTAGTGTTTGATGCGTCCTGACAGCAGTGATGATTGCAATCAATGATTTTCCGATGCAtgcatgtaaaataaaatgtggccaaacatagtgtaacttgttttaataaatcaataaaatatatacaaggggagccaagtggccgcttactttTGAGGTGCCTCAAACCCGATACTGAGGCTTAGTAGCATAGGGTCAGCTATGAAGGATCCTGAGCGCTGTGAGCTGTGTGCTCTGTTGGTCTCCGGAGCGTGCGTTCCACGTCCGCGGTGGTTTGGAGCCAGCGATGCAGGAAGTGACAGGTACTGGTGTGTACGTGTGCGTGGTTGGGTgccgccccgacgtacgtttcgtggtgAACGTCTTCAGGAGGCGTGCCCAACCACGCTGAttaagtgtatttatatgtccgTCACTTTGTATGGGCGGGAAGTGGGCAAGTACCAGCCTCAGTAGCGGGTTCAGTGCTACAGTGTGCTTATCAGCGGCAGTACGATCCTCCCCTTTACATTCAACCAGGATTTTGTCTTAGAATACAAACGGGAGATAGTAATTGTAGTAATGGACCACAGCTATTCTCCAAATATTCATAAAATTCACAAAAGTTAGGTATTTCTGGATGGGACAAAACATTATATAAAATTACAGTgacaataaaattaaaattaaaaaccaGACCTAGAATGCTGGTTCTCCATACAAACGGACACAATAATATTTACTTATTGCCAAAACAGGTTAACCCCTAGATGAAAGGGATTAATCATAGATATCATGCCTAATATTAGCTtatatgtcccaatatttatctATAACTATATTGATAGATATTTTAGATGTACATTGGGTTACATTTTAATGTATGTAgaattaaaatagaaataaaattgattaaaataattacattaaGAGAAAATGTGATAAGAAAATTTTAAACTCAATGCCCCATTTAATAATTAGTGAGGAAGCAGTTCAGGTCCAATTCAATGTTGAGGCCCTGCGGATGCATCGTCCTCAAACGATGGATCCACATGGTCTCATTCTGTGAAACTGCCTGAGTCATATTGGTGCCCCTCCAGTGGCTAGTTATCCTATCTATTCCAATAAATGTCAGCTTACTGGGGTCCTCATTGTGAAATTGCGCAAAGTGCCTTGACACACTATGGTTAGGAAAACCACTTTTAATATTTGCCACGTGTTCGTTGATTCTTACTCTCAGTTTTCTGGTGGTGCGGCCCACGTATTGCAAAGTGCATGGGCATTCGAGTAAGTAGGTGGTGAGAGTCACAGGTTATAAGGGGTTTCACCTTGTATTCTTTATGTGTAATGTTGGATTTGAATTGAGTGACTTTTCTGCTGATTCTACTAGTGCTCTTGCATGATTTGCACCTTGTGCAGTGATGGAAGCCAGATCCATCGAGGAAAGTTAGAGGTCGAGGTGGAGGGTCGGGTACATTGGGAGCAATGATATTCCGTAACCCTGGTGCCCTCCTATACACGAATTTGGGTTTGGGGGGTAAGATTGCGGCCAAATCATTGTCTTTTAGTAATATTGGCCAgtgttttttaaagattttttcaaTACTTTGATATTGTCTATgaaagccagaaaaaaaagccaattctCCTGAAAATGGGGTCCTTTTCTTAGTGGTCAGAAGTTCTTCCCGATCCATTTTTAGTACTTCTAGAGCTGTTTTTTCTAATGTTTTTGGAGGATaccttttttccttaaacttctctGTTAGAATCTGAGATTGGGATTGGAAGTCTGTGGTAGCATCACAATTCCGACGGATCCGCATGTATTGTCCTTTAGGAATGGTGCTCAACCATTTTGGATGGTGGCAACTATTGATTGGTACAAATGCATTCCTATCTGTACTCTTGAAATACTTGCTTGTGCTAATTTTATCACCGTTTTTGGTCAGAATTAGATCCAAGTAATTGATTGATGCTAAACTAGACGTAGCTGTAAATCGGAGTCCATATTGGTTACTGTTCAATCCATTGAGGAATATTTCCAAAGTAACCCAGGGTCCCTCCCACAGGAGAAtgatgtcatctatatatctcATGTAGTAGATGAGGGGTACATGGTTATCTCGGTAAATGGTCTCTTCTTCCCATTTGTTCAGTACCAAGTTTgcaacactgggggcataccGAGCCCCCATTGCAACTCCCTTGATTTGATTGTAGTACGATCCCAGAGCCCAGAAGTAATTATTCCCCATTGCCTGTTGTAATCCGTCTACAAGATATTTGACTTGGACCTCCGGTAGTCTGGGATCAGTTTTGAGTGGCAAAGCGACAGCTTCAATTGCATCCTCCTGTCGTATGTTAGTGTACAACGACTCAACGTCAACTAACTAACCAGGTGGATTCTGTGACTATTACGGAGGATAAAGATTTTATGAGTTCCCGGCTGTCTTTTAAGTAAGATTTACCCTTAATGACCAGGGGCTGGAGAAATGTATCCAAATATTCTCAAATTCTGGAATACAGAGACCCAATACCACTTATTATTGGCCTTCCTGGTGGGTTCACTTTGTCTTTGTGCACCTTGGGAACTATGTATAGAACCGGGGTCCTAGGTGTATTGGGAATAATGTATGTTGCCTCCTTTAGGGTCAATATGGACTTAGATGTACCCTCTTTAGTCCACAGTAGGAGTTGTTCCTTCAGC
The Rana temporaria chromosome 6, aRanTem1.1, whole genome shotgun sequence DNA segment above includes these coding regions:
- the LOC120943635 gene encoding hemoglobin subunit beta-3-like, with product MVHWTAEEKAAINSVWQKVNIEQDGHEALTRLFLVYPWTQRYFGSFGDLSSPAAIAGNAKVHAHGKKILGAIDNAIHHLDNVKGTLRDLSDKHANQLHVDPENFRRLGEVLIVVLAVKLGSAFSPQVQHAWEKFIAVLVDALSHSYH